One Bacteroidota bacterium genomic window carries:
- a CDS encoding [FeFe] hydrogenase, group A: MNNDNFVHINGREIKIEGEKNLLEVIRKANIDLPTFCYHSELSVYGACRLCLIDVEGRGINSSCSMKPEPGMRIKTHTKELRDIRKINIELLLAAHKRECTSCVKSDSCKLLDIASRLGVEDVRFKQSTKNLGIDTSSPALMRDMDKCILCGDCVRACDEIQGIGVLDFAHRGSEAVVVPSFGKNLGEVECVDCGQCARVCPTAAITPKSDTEEVWKALDDPGKYVVIQIAPAVRVSLGEMFGYREGENVTGQMIASLKQLGFKKVYDTSFGADLTVMEEANEFLERINSGEKLPLITSCCPAWVKYAEQYQPEFLANLSSCKSPQGMVGALIKNRIHDKMKPEKKDIVSVSVMPCTAKKFEITRNSGHDRDVDFVITVPELARMIREAGIVFDELSPESFDMPLGFKTGAGIIFGNSGGVAEAVVRHLSATINGEDATISDVIELRGSTGIKRKKVTVNGKEFAIAVVSGLKNAKALLAKVKSGEEHYDFIEIMACPAGCAGGAGQPVTHSEDTVAKRGKGLYETDKMLQLHNAHENPYIKELYNNFLETPGSHVAHELLHTHYKNRKRFEGGISLIQSGEEKKKISVCVGTSCFIKGSQKLLNRIVRHVSVEGLSEEFEVSATFCAENCDKGPTVVVEGELIHHCSFEEIRAKIDGLRS, encoded by the coding sequence ATGAATAACGACAATTTTGTTCATATCAATGGACGCGAAATAAAAATAGAAGGGGAGAAAAACCTCCTCGAAGTAATAAGAAAAGCCAATATCGATCTCCCGACATTTTGCTACCATTCGGAACTGAGCGTTTATGGTGCATGCCGACTCTGTCTCATAGATGTGGAAGGAAGGGGAATCAATTCATCATGCTCGATGAAACCCGAACCGGGGATGAGGATAAAAACCCATACAAAAGAACTGAGAGATATCCGAAAAATTAACATCGAACTTCTTCTCGCCGCCCACAAGAGAGAGTGCACTTCCTGCGTAAAAAGTGACTCGTGTAAACTGCTCGATATCGCCTCCCGACTCGGAGTAGAAGATGTCAGATTCAAACAGAGCACCAAAAACCTGGGAATCGACACTTCCTCTCCTGCCCTGATGAGGGACATGGACAAATGTATCCTCTGCGGTGACTGCGTGAGAGCCTGCGATGAAATTCAGGGAATAGGTGTACTCGATTTTGCTCACAGAGGAAGTGAGGCTGTAGTGGTTCCTTCTTTCGGGAAAAACCTCGGTGAAGTGGAATGTGTCGACTGCGGACAGTGTGCGCGGGTTTGTCCGACCGCTGCGATCACCCCGAAATCTGATACGGAAGAGGTGTGGAAAGCCCTCGATGACCCCGGGAAGTATGTAGTTATCCAGATAGCCCCTGCTGTAAGAGTCTCCCTTGGCGAAATGTTTGGATACAGGGAAGGTGAGAATGTAACGGGTCAAATGATCGCTTCCCTGAAACAGCTCGGATTCAAAAAGGTGTATGATACATCCTTCGGTGCAGACCTGACAGTGATGGAGGAAGCCAATGAGTTTCTTGAAAGGATCAATTCCGGTGAAAAGCTGCCTTTGATTACTTCCTGCTGCCCGGCATGGGTGAAGTATGCAGAGCAGTATCAGCCCGAGTTTTTGGCGAATTTGAGCTCATGCAAGTCACCTCAGGGAATGGTTGGTGCCCTCATAAAAAACAGAATTCACGATAAAATGAAACCGGAAAAGAAGGACATCGTTTCAGTTTCAGTAATGCCGTGTACCGCCAAAAAGTTCGAAATCACCCGCAATTCCGGTCACGACAGGGATGTCGATTTCGTAATCACCGTCCCCGAGCTTGCAAGAATGATTCGTGAGGCAGGTATCGTGTTTGATGAACTGTCGCCTGAATCATTCGATATGCCACTCGGCTTCAAGACGGGCGCAGGTATCATTTTCGGGAACTCGGGAGGTGTCGCTGAAGCTGTCGTAAGACACCTGAGTGCAACCATAAACGGCGAAGACGCCACCATTTCCGATGTGATTGAACTTCGCGGCAGCACAGGAATAAAAAGAAAAAAAGTAACAGTAAACGGAAAAGAATTTGCAATCGCTGTTGTAAGCGGACTTAAGAATGCCAAAGCCCTCCTCGCCAAAGTGAAAAGCGGGGAAGAGCATTACGACTTCATCGAGATTATGGCATGTCCAGCAGGTTGTGCCGGTGGTGCAGGTCAGCCTGTCACCCACAGTGAGGATACTGTGGCAAAACGGGGCAAAGGACTCTACGAGACAGATAAAATGTTGCAACTGCACAATGCTCACGAAAATCCGTATATAAAGGAACTCTACAACAACTTCCTCGAAACTCCCGGCAGTCATGTTGCTCATGAGTTGCTGCACACTCACTACAAGAACCGAAAGCGGTTCGAGGGCGGGATAAGTCTGATTCAAAGTGGTGAAGAGAAAAAGAAAATTTCTGTTTGCGTGGGTACTTCCTGCTTTATAAAAGGATCTCAAAAGCTCCTTAACAGGATAGTAAGACATGTATCCGTTGAAGGACTGTCGGAGGAATTTGAGGTTTCTGCAACTTTCTGCGCAGAAAACTGTGACAAAGGACCCACAGTTGTTGTTGAAGGTGAGTTAATTCATCACTGTTCATTTGAAGAGATTAGGGCAAAGATCGACGGTCTTCGCTCCTGA
- a CDS encoding DUF1697 domain-containing protein, which yields MPVFIALLRGINVSGQKLIKMTDLKELFRSLGCNNVTTYIQSGNVVFDSAETDTVQLESIIMQEISLKYDFDVEVMVRTLEEFGRIIEFNPFREAEGNKLYISFFRKAPQNIPFEELDKVKSDSEVYLFFESVMFLHCPEGYGITKLSNPFIEKKLKTVATTRNMNTVVKLFERAK from the coding sequence ATGCCTGTCTTTATCGCCTTACTTCGCGGAATAAATGTCAGCGGACAAAAACTTATAAAAATGACCGATTTGAAAGAACTTTTCCGGTCTCTCGGATGCAATAATGTAACAACTTATATCCAGAGTGGAAATGTGGTTTTCGATTCTGCAGAAACTGATACGGTGCAACTCGAATCAATTATCATGCAGGAGATCTCCCTAAAGTATGATTTTGATGTGGAGGTGATGGTAAGGACGCTTGAGGAGTTTGGGCGAATTATTGAATTTAATCCATTTCGGGAAGCGGAGGGGAATAAACTCTACATTTCATTTTTTCGGAAGGCACCGCAGAACATCCCTTTTGAAGAGCTGGACAAAGTGAAATCTGATTCAGAGGTGTACCTGTTTTTTGAGAGTGTGATGTTCCTTCACTGTCCCGAGGGTTACGGTATAACAAAACTTTCCAACCCGTTCATCGAGAAAAAACTGAAAACAGTTGCGACTACTCGAAATATGAACACGGTTGTGAAATTGTTCGAGAGGGCAAAATAA